In Nematostella vectensis chromosome 3, jaNemVect1.1, whole genome shotgun sequence, the genomic window GAAGGAAGCTCAGAGGAGGATGAAAGTGAGACTAGTGAGGAGGAGAGAGGGGAAGAGGTGACTGCAGTCCCAGCCCAACCCACTACTGCAATAacggaagaggaggaggaccCTGAGGATATTCACAAGGAATTACTCAAGGCTGCAGCCTCTAAGAAACAAGATCGAAAGTGGAAGGAGGAAAGAGTCAAACAGGAATCAAAAGACCTTAGGGAAAGAATATCTTCTTCTGAGCATAGGCATAGAGATGGCAGAGAGTCCTGGAGGGAAAAACCTAAACACAGAAGACGAAGCCATGAGGAGAGAGAGCAGAGAAGAGATCGTTTTAGAGATAGAGATGAAAAGGGTAGCGACCTGGAAAGGAGAGATGGAAGGAGAGAGGCAATGAAAGCCAGTAATAGGGAGAATCGGACAGCTGATCTATTAGAGAACAAGACTGTAGATGCAGATGTTAGGTCTGCAAGTCGGGACTCACACTCAAGAACAAGTGAGGGTGGGGATAAGAGAGATATAAGAGCAAAAGAAACTGATAGTCAAAGAGTAAAAAGCAAAATCAGAAGCCGCGATCTACctacagaaaaagaaaagacaagTCGCAGCAGTAGTGAGCTATCAGGAGATAGTCAGGGTTCTACAAGGCCACGTTGCAGACCTGCTGAGCCTGAAGGAACTCGAGATAGAAAAAGAGGCAAAGAATCTGAAAGCTTATCCAAAGTTGCTGTAGTGAAACCCAAGGAAAAAAGAGATTCTTCAGGGAAAAAAGATCAATCAGAGACCACGCCTAATCcagaaatacagaaacagAATGAGGTGGAGTCACTGGTGCTTACAGAACTGGAGAGAAAACAATTTAATACTGAAGTTGTTGATGTGGAAAGTGAAGAGAGTAGTGACACTGATTCATCTGAGTCTGCAGAGGAACCAGAACATGATGATTCTGCTCAGGAGGAAAAGGTTGAACCAGAGGAGGAGAAACCAGGGTTACCAGACTATCTACCTGCCATTCAGGGCTGCCGTAATGTGGAGGAGTTCCAGTGGTTAAACCGGATAGAGGAGGGGACTTATGGAGTGGTGTACAGGGCTAAAGAGAAGGCATCAGGTATGACTAGCACCGATGACAATACCCTCTTGAAATATTGATCCTTGGCTATAAAAGAAATGTACAGTAGATGTTTAGACTTATTATTGTTCCCATTTTTGTTTGATACCAAAGTAAGACAGCTGTTTTTGTTGACATCCTAAAGGTGAGGTCGTAGCATTGAAGCGGTTGAAgatggaaaaagaaaaagagggATTCCCCATCACTTCATTGAGAGAAATCAACACTCTGCTAAAAGCACAACACCCAAACATTGTGCACGTGCGGGTGAGTaaaaccatttttttaaagagccCTTATCATACACACCTTTGATATTGTTTTCAACAATTGGAGTCTCCAAATAACCACCTAAGTTTCAAATGGCATGCTTAATTTTCGAATTCTATTAATTAAGAAATATCATGATAGCTTACCAaattggtactttgctaggatgaaaaaagtaaaaaaaaaaattgtgttttatttgcttttttcaggAAATTGTTGTGGGCAGTAACATGGACCGGATCTACATTGTGATGGACTATGTTGAACATGATCTCAAGACTTTGATGGAGCACATGACAAGCCCTTTCACAGTGGGTGGGTATCTACAACCTGTGTAGCTTCTTCAATTTTtagaccatcatcaccatacaTCGAAAGAACACAAAAGAATGTGTATATAGACTATCATGCTTTAGAATGTGTTTAGACATGTGTACATTGTGTACAATTATATAAAcacattctgattggctagaaAACAACAGAATAAATACTGTAGAAAGCACACTCTGATTTgaacatatcaatattttacTATTGTGGCAAAGCATGGTTTTTTATCTTAAttttattatatgttattttGCCTGACAGTAATCTAGTTTAGTAATATGTACATTATTTATATACACTGTATATGTTAGAAGGAGTCCTATTTTATAGGCCTATGGCTTCTCCAGACTTCCTTGCCTACTAAATTTATAAATGTAATTCatctatataaaaaatattggcaaaataaaactttgaaACTGTGTCTTTGCACTAATAAATGCTTCTTATTGCAGGAGAGGTAAAGACACTTCTCATCCAGTTGTTAAGAGCTACAGCCCATCTCCATGACAACTGGATACTACATCGAGACCTTAAGACATCCAATCTTCTCCTTAACAACAGGGGCATTCTCAAGGTAGTTTACCATACTGTATCTTATCCTTAATCAAGCAGACCTTTTccctgaattttatttttacatctcatgctgatgtttttttttttttgcaaggtTGGGGACTTTGGACTAGCACGAGAGTATGGATCTCCTCTCAGACATTACACACCTATTGTGGTGACATTATGGTACAGAGCACCGGAACTGTTATTGGGAATAAAGGTACATTATTCAGTTAGAGGTTGATGTGCCTCCTCCCCACATACCTTTATCCTTGCTAGCTAGATTGCAATCCTACATTATTTTGATTCCCAAA contains:
- the LOC5512617 gene encoding cyclin-dependent kinase 11A, producing the protein MSTSSTKLHKKRGYGTDDEPRTSDEWRGERGPDWKVKTLDEILSEKRRKLEGGEESPPPRESLISPSTPSEVIYQMSPVRSSPSLSTGSITPRKSKISLRDDEEQMPPPRKRKGTEGEEGEILSDGSDGEGRAGRGKRQKSAGSGQEIQTTEEKTTESAEGSSEEEEMDDEDEDHDDDDDDEEEEDEDGDQEIKGPIKTAEESDDNSSGSDDESEESSEEEGNQESAVNKQETATQDESSDSEESSEGSSEEDESETSEEERGEEVTAVPAQPTTAITEEEEDPEDIHKELLKAAASKKQDRKWKEERVKQESKDLRERISSSEHRHRDGRESWREKPKHRRRSHEEREQRRDRFRDRDEKGSDLERRDGRREAMKASNRENRTADLLENKTVDADVRSASRDSHSRTSEGGDKRDIRAKETDSQRVKSKIRSRDLPTEKEKTSRSSSELSGDSQGSTRPRCRPAEPEGTRDRKRGKESESLSKVAVVKPKEKRDSSGKKDQSETTPNPEIQKQNEVESLVLTELERKQFNTEVVDVESEESSDTDSSESAEEPEHDDSAQEEKVEPEEEKPGLPDYLPAIQGCRNVEEFQWLNRIEEGTYGVVYRAKEKASGEVVALKRLKMEKEKEGFPITSLREINTLLKAQHPNIVHVREIVVGSNMDRIYIVMDYVEHDLKTLMEHMTSPFTVGEVKTLLIQLLRATAHLHDNWILHRDLKTSNLLLNNRGILKVGDFGLAREYGSPLRHYTPIVVTLWYRAPELLLGIKEYSCPIDMWSVGCIFAELLTMEPLFPGRSEIDQINRIFKELGTPSDKIWPGPPAYSELPHVKKMTFTEYPYNQLRNRFGTYLTDKGFSLLNRFLTYDPKKRITAETALKEDYFLEAPKPIDPSLFPTWPAKSEMQKMPRRKDHCHSPKPPEGGEMFSKLKDEGDSDGSGGFHMLTSKKGTAAVPGFSIKF